GATAAACGGGATCCGGCAAGACTTCTCGCTTGGGAACATTTCCTCTGCGCGGCATTGTTTTCCCCCCTTTAACTATTTATTCTTCGGTCTCTTGGCTCCGTACTTGGAACGACCCTGCAGCCTGTTTTGCACACCGGCTGCATCCAATGTGCCTCTGATAATATGGTAACGGACACCTGGCAGGTCTTTTACCCGTCCGCCTCTAATGAGTACCACTGAGTGCTCTTGCAGGTTGTGCCCAATACCGGGGATATAAGCAGTTACTTCAATGCCGTTCGACAGACGAACCCTTGCTACCTTTCTCAAGGCCGAGTTAGGCTTTTTCGGGGTAGTAGTATACACCCTCGTGCACACACCCCTCTTTTGCGGGCATCCCCGTAAAGCCGGAGCGGTAGATTTGTCCGCCAGACTCTGCCTTCCTTTGCGCACCAGTTGTTGGATCGTTGGCATGTGATACACCCCCTTCCGGTCAGCAATAAAAATTCTCAAGGGCTGGCATTATTGC
This portion of the Clostridia bacterium genome encodes:
- a CDS encoding 30S ribosomal protein S12, which translates into the protein MPTIQQLVRKGRQSLADKSTAPALRGCPQKRGVCTRVYTTTPKKPNSALRKVARVRLSNGIEVTAYIPGIGHNLQEHSVVLIRGGRVKDLPGVRYHIIRGTLDAAGVQNRLQGRSKYGAKRPKNK